The genomic region AAAGTTTTATTGATGTTGTGCACCTTTTCATATCAtgacccccccccaacaaaactaTTTGGTCAATTTCAATATTACTGGATTGAATAATGAAATCATGTTGTTGAAACATAAGTCAACACAATATGAAACAGATTTAAAGGACATTTAGTGGGGAGGTCTGATTAGATACTTTTAATATGCGTTTATGTTGGTGGGGCAAAGCTTGGCTGGAATTTGTGAGAAGTTGTCTGGCATTGTTTGCGTGTTCAGGTCCAACCAcagatctgtttgtttgtttgagtttAAAACAGATTTAGATGACAAGTTGGATGCAGATTTGTGCTTTGTGGGTTGTTGGTGATTATGTTGGAGGCGTAAGCTTTTGTGATCACCTTCGTGTCTATATAACGATATGTGTTTGATCATACTTGCCAGATATATTGGTCCTATAGATGGGGAGGTTTTACTACATTTCGGTTACAGTTGGTTAATGACTAAGGTCAGACGCGAAGGTCAGATTTCTGGTCCCACGTTAACATCTGGGAAAACGGCTTATTTTAGAGAAGTGAGTTCAGATATTTTAGTGTTGGTAAACTTAACCTTTAACAAGCCCACATAACATTTTTACTACATGCCTGATGCTGTGAATTGTGGGTGTGGTGTCACTGTGCTCTCAGCACATTTGATGTGCTTTCTgttgtggcgtgtgtgtgtgtgcacgtttgTTTTTTGGAAATGCGCGACTGTAAGTACAAGAGCATGTATGCAACTGCTTGCATGCGAACATCTGCAAATAATGCACACGTGCAAGTTggcagtagtgtgtgtgtgtgtgtgtgtgtgttggtgtattTGCATACTTACGTCTCTTTTGCAAAGCTCTGACGGTTGGTCTGGTGAAGGAGATCAGACAGAGGACCACCAGCAGACAGCACAGCAGAGCCGTCGCCACTTTGTAGCCTTTTAGCTCCCCTTGTACATCTGACACACGTGAGGGCTTcactgcatgcacacacacacacacacacacacacacacacacacacttatagaTGTAAAAATCTAATATCTTTAAAAATGATTTTATATTAGTTTGCCAGTTTTGACATGATAAAGAGAACATGTGAGGGGATGATGAGCGATGGACCAGTCAGACAGAAACAAATCTTCACTCGAGCCAAATTATCTGAACTACAGGTCAAACCTGAAGCAAGATTTCACCATGATGTCAGATAACCAAGAACCTTAATTAACTGGAATTATAACTTAATTTCTAAAAAATCTTGGGTAAAATCTGTGTAAAatcaaaataaatcaaaatctTATTGTCTAAAGTCTGTATCACAAATAGTACAGCAACGCATCAAACGCTAAAGCTGAGAAATGTTGATTATGATGTCAGAAAGAAGACACTGGTGCAGTCATATGTTCACACCAGTATGACATCTTTTCTTTGTGACACTTTTAAGCGTTTAGGACTGAAAACGTGGAACATTGAAAGATTTAGACTTTCTGCAGGGCTTCAGCGGCACGGTCGACTCTGCGTTGATGTagtttgctcttcataatgtgaCAAATCAGAACTGCAGTCAGACATTTCAGCAGCCATGTGGTCATTCACTTTGAAGCCAGCAAAACGTGCTTTTCTCCTGCTGGGAGGTGCAGGAACATCCATAATAAACATGTCAGgatgcagcatatgttgctcaaaATATGTCAATATTTCAGTTTTAACACAATTCCAGTGACCATCTGAGATGTGACAGAGCTGAAGTCTTCCAGAGTTCTTTTTAAAATGAGATGGGCTCAGTATGTGGAGTCTTTGACCTGCACTAATGTTGGatcatttactgtcttaatgcacaCAAACGGGAGAAGACGATGTGTGCGTAGACTGACCTTTGCATCGCACTCTTAGTTTTGGACACGTTGTACTTTTGTGTTTTCCTCCCTCGTTGGCGTGGTGACCCGTCCACGTTATATCGCCTTCCTTCCACTGCGGTTTGCCTACGCAGCCCTCTGTGTGCTCGCACACCTGACGTAGAGCCCTCCGAACATCCTCGCTGTCATCAAAGCAGATGTGCAAGGAAGCATTGGACCGTAGAAAAGACAAGTGGATGTCTCCTGTGCAGGATTTACTGTCCCACTGGACTGTGAGGAGGCCCAGATCAGGTGCAGGGCTGCCAGGGTCAGAGGAGGAGGGGGGGAGTGGAGGGGTTGTCACGGCAACACTGGGGCAGCAGGAACAGACCTGGGTGTCGTTACGTGAGGTGAGGTCAGGCGGGGGGACTGTTGTGTGCTTTGAGGTGGGAGTCTGTTCTGATTCTGATGATGACATGAAGGAAACGGTTATGTGGTTCACTCAgtccaacaacagcaacaaaacagtCACCATCTTTGTCAACAACAGGCATATCTTCAAAAACAAGATCCTTTTCCAAAAGCAAGGAAGAAAATATTTTCAACAAAATAGTTTGCCACTAATCTTCAAATAGATATATAAACTTAAAGAATAAATGTGcttaacactttaaaaaaaaaataataaaaaaaaaaaaaaaaaatatatatatatatatatatatatatatatatatatatatatatatatatatatatatatatatatataaacaacatcaaaaatacatggaatattaTAAACGAAATAATAAATAAGAGTAAAAATGTtacagattatccttcattttttcatttaaatagTAACAATATGATCAATGACAACAAGTTGCTAACcactttaatgaatattttgttaatgttgggaAAAATCTTGCTAGTAGTATTGACTCATCGAATAACAACTTCTGGGTCAATAATACATCATTTAATAAATCTATGTCAATTTTATTGGTGGCACTGATGAGAGAGAAATAACTGATTTGGTGCATGGTtccaaaagtaagaaatcgactgattttaacaatttggatatggctttattgaaaaaaatgattgaatgtacgaggtctcttagataataaaccgacccttttatttttttttttaactatatggatttgaatgacatgcgattagaccaatcatgcttgaaccctcgtgcgcatgcgtgagttttttcacgcgtgtcggtgacgtcatttccctgtgggcaggccttgagtgagatgtggtcccgccctcttggctgaattcctttgtttcacacgctgctcgagacggcgcgtgttgctttatcaaaattttttctggacctgtgaggaatatccgagtggacactattcgagaaattaagctggttttctgtgaaaagtttaacggctgatgagagattatggggtgtttctgtcggtgtaaggacttcccacggagcgggacgtcgcgcagcgcttccaggcgacgttgtctggctgtttcaagctgaaatcatcctaatttaaggttctgttgacccaggacgtcgtgagagaacagagaagattcagaagaagccggcatgaggagtttatgtggacattccactgttaaaggtcattttgtaatgaaagaacgtgcgcgcaaattcgccgagtcgtttccgtgacgacgacgcaaatctgtgtgcgctgcgaccagaaaaacacctccgtgttgaaaaccatttgtaaaattcaggcggcttttgatggctttcaacaagtgagtaactgagaaattgtttaacagcttgggcatgttccaacttgcccgttaagatttccaacggaggtgtttttcctgccgcgaccccccgcggtcgggtccagcccgacatgcgactctgcccgcacgttctttcattacaaaatgaccgttagcaatggaatgtccgaataaactcctcatgccgacttcttctgaaagttctctgttctctgacgacttactgcgtcaacagcctgaaatgt from Thalassophryne amazonica chromosome 15, fThaAma1.1, whole genome shotgun sequence harbors:
- the LOC117527070 gene encoding uncharacterized protein LOC117527070, which encodes MDVWIVVICALVLISIESEQTPTSKHTTVPPPDLTSRNDTQVCSCCPSVAVTTPPLPPSSSDPGSPAPDLGLLTVQWDSKSCTGDIHLSFLRSNASLHICFDDSEDVRRALRQVCEHTEGCVGKPQWKEGDITWTGHHANEGGKHKSTTCPKLRVRCKVKPSRVSDVQGELKGYKVATALLCCLLVVLCLISFTRPTVRALQKRLSDKRQTRWIGPTQSHSVSYHRGKSTVKNADGDKRSSYPALEGLISGSRDPPSNRNSDYNY